The nucleotide sequence GATGACTTTGGGCGCGGTCAGTTCAAGCAAGCCCTCCGCGCCGCGCGTCACCCCGAAGCCGCTGCGCTTGCGTCCGCCGAAGGGAACGTGGGCATCGGCGGTGGGAACGATGAGATCGTTGATGCTCACCACGCCCGCGTGGAGGCGCGCGGCGAGTTCACGGGAGGCGGCGTGGTCGCGGGAGAAAACGCTGGCGCCGAGGGCGAATGGGGATTCATTGGCCCGCGTCACGGCTTCGTCGTCGCTGGCCACAGTGGACACGATCAGCACGGGCGCGAACAAATCTTCTCGCAGAAGTCGGCTACCCGGGGTCGCGCCACCCAGCACCACCGGGGCGAGAACGCTGCCATCATTGTGCAGACCGCCCGCAATGAAATGAACGCCGGCAGCCAGCGCTTCCTCAAGCACGGGTCGCACGCTCGCGGAAACGCCCGGCGCGAGGCGAAGAGACAGTTCGATGGGAAAGGCGCGGGCCAGCCGGCCTTCGAGTTCGGTAGCGCTGGAGCGATGGACGAAGACGCGCTTGGGCGCCATGCAGGTCGCGCCAGCATTGAGCGTGAGGCCGAACACAAGGGCTTTTGTCACCAGATCAAGATCCGCATCGGCGCGAATCACGACCGCGTCCGAGCCGCTGAGTTCCATCGTCGCGGGAATGAGATGCGGAGCGAGTTGCTGGAGAATTTTTTCGCCGGTGGCGGCGCTGCCGGTGAAGAGCACCTTGTTTGGCTGCGTGTCGATGGCGGCGCGGGCAACGGCGGCGGATTCGGGAAGCAGCGAGACGAGGTGGGAGTCGAAGCCAGCCCGAACGATGAGTTCGATCAACGCAAGTGGGGCTGCGGTGCCGCCGACCCCGGGCTTGAGCAGGACGGCATTTCCGGCGACGAGTGCCTGAATCATCTGCACGCCGGGCAGGAGCAACGGGTAATTGCCGGGGCCGATGATGAGGACGACACCGAGCGGTTCACGACGAATCTCGCGACGAACGCCGGCAAGCCAGAGCGGCAAAGCGCGCCGGCCCAGACTTCGGGTGGCCAGGACGGATGCCGCATTGCGCTCAAGGAAGCGACAAGCCTCGGCCAGCGGGAGAACTTCGGCGGTGAGCGATTCCAGCGCGGGCCGCTGGCGGGCGGAAGCGGAGGCTTCGGCGAGTTGACTCGCGTTTTCCGAAATCAGGTGGCGCAACTCGCGAATGAGTGACAGTCGTGTTCCGAGCGGTGTGGCGGCCCAGCGGACTTGAGCCACGCGGGCCGCGGAAACTGCGGCAGGAATGGACTCAATCTCCACCCGCGGCAGATTGGCGGAAAGGCGGACTGTGGAGTTGTGGGCCGGGCGGTTCACGATGTGGT is from Verrucomicrobiota bacterium and encodes:
- a CDS encoding aldehyde dehydrogenase family protein, with the translated sequence MPRVEIESIPAAVSAARVAQVRWAATPLGTRLSLIRELRHLISENASQLAEASASARQRPALESLTAEVLPLAEACRFLERNAASVLATRSLGRRALPLWLAGVRREIRREPLGVVLIIGPGNYPLLLPGVQMIQALVAGNAVLLKPGVGGTAAPLALIELIVRAGFDSHLVSLLPESAAVARAAIDTQPNKVLFTGSAATGEKILQQLAPHLIPATMELSGSDAVVIRADADLDLVTKALVFGLTLNAGATCMAPKRVFVHRSSATELEGRLARAFPIELSLRLAPGVSASVRPVLEEALAAGVHFIAGGLHNDGSVLAPVVLGGATPGSRLLREDLFAPVLIVSTVASDDEAVTRANESPFALGASVFSRDHAASRELAARLHAGVVSINDLIVPTADAHVPFGGRKRSGFGVTRGAEGLLELTAPKVITVSWSKFRPAFEPPHPQDEAMFQAYLGLTHGRSLGQRARALLALCQSLSRRSKKSKQSTL